From Streptomyces sp. NBC_00690, a single genomic window includes:
- the ltrA gene encoding group II intron reverse transcriptase/maturase, with product MRQTVPTAGRTSKVNRPQGEPLDWHCIDWARTEGNVRRLRQRIFKATQEGDLKKVRNLQKLMLRSRSNTLVSVKRVTQQSKGRKTAGIDRERALTPQARARMAVDIDQQTQPWRAKPVKRVYIPKSNGKQRPLGIPVMRDRVVQARVKNALEPEWEARFESRSYGFRPGRGCHDAIQAIFSAAKGKTAKRQWVLDADLAAAFDRIDHDHLLSGVGGFPARELVRQWLKAGVVDNGRFTRTDEGTPQGGVISPLLLNIALHGMEEAAGVRFATRKGTVMWAAKGTPILVRYADDFAVFCTSKEEAEMVKARLGNWLEPRGLRFNEEKTRIVHLSEGFDFLGFNVRRHGDSLIITPSRDAVKRIRNRLRSEMQALLGQSITVVLRKLSPIVRGWSAYYRTVVSSATFSALDSYVWTLTYKWAKRTHPKKSKHWIVNKYFGRLNRSKNNNWVFGDRTTGAHLPKFAWTNIRRHQLVKGKSSPDDPALGDYWSQRRRTRTPPPMDKISLTLAARQKGLCPLCGQALIVGAEYEPESPREWIDWFDAMKKRLHKHHFAYRRDGGSDEVKNLRLVHSECHQQLHARDGSNK from the coding sequence ATGCGACAGACAGTCCCTACTGCCGGCCGCACCTCCAAAGTGAACCGACCGCAGGGCGAACCACTGGACTGGCACTGCATCGACTGGGCCAGAACTGAGGGAAACGTACGGCGCCTGAGACAACGGATCTTCAAAGCGACACAGGAAGGGGACCTCAAGAAGGTCCGCAATCTGCAAAAGCTCATGCTGCGGAGCCGCAGTAACACGCTCGTGAGCGTGAAACGGGTGACGCAGCAGAGCAAGGGCCGCAAGACGGCAGGCATCGACAGGGAGCGAGCACTCACCCCCCAGGCGCGAGCTCGCATGGCGGTCGACATCGACCAGCAAACCCAACCCTGGAGAGCTAAGCCCGTCAAGCGTGTCTACATCCCGAAGAGCAATGGAAAGCAACGTCCGCTCGGCATCCCAGTAATGCGCGACCGAGTAGTCCAGGCACGCGTGAAAAATGCGCTGGAACCTGAGTGGGAAGCCCGGTTCGAATCACGGTCCTACGGATTCCGACCAGGCCGCGGATGCCACGACGCCATCCAGGCGATCTTCAGCGCCGCGAAGGGCAAGACGGCCAAGCGTCAGTGGGTACTCGACGCCGACCTGGCCGCAGCGTTCGACCGCATCGACCACGACCACCTGCTCAGCGGCGTCGGCGGCTTCCCCGCCAGGGAACTCGTCCGGCAGTGGCTGAAGGCGGGCGTGGTCGACAACGGACGCTTCACTCGCACCGACGAGGGAACTCCTCAAGGCGGAGTGATCAGCCCCCTGTTGCTCAACATTGCACTTCACGGAATGGAGGAAGCCGCAGGGGTTCGGTTCGCAACCCGCAAAGGAACAGTGATGTGGGCCGCGAAGGGGACGCCGATCCTGGTGCGTTATGCCGACGACTTTGCAGTGTTCTGCACGAGCAAGGAGGAGGCAGAGATGGTCAAGGCGCGACTTGGCAACTGGCTTGAACCCCGAGGGCTTCGATTCAACGAAGAGAAGACAAGGATCGTTCACCTTTCCGAAGGGTTCGATTTTCTGGGTTTCAATGTCCGACGCCATGGCGACAGCCTGATCATCACGCCAAGCAGGGATGCGGTGAAGAGGATCCGGAATCGACTGCGGTCCGAGATGCAGGCTCTTCTCGGGCAGAGCATCACAGTCGTACTACGCAAGCTCTCCCCGATCGTCAGGGGATGGTCTGCGTACTACCGGACGGTGGTGTCCAGCGCAACCTTCTCAGCGCTGGACAGCTACGTGTGGACGCTCACCTACAAGTGGGCCAAGCGCACCCACCCGAAGAAGTCGAAGCACTGGATCGTCAATAAGTACTTCGGCAGGCTCAACCGGTCCAAGAATAATAATTGGGTCTTCGGTGACCGCACCACAGGTGCACATCTTCCCAAGTTCGCCTGGACCAACATCAGAAGGCATCAGCTAGTCAAGGGAAAGTCGTCACCTGACGATCCCGCGCTCGGTGACTACTGGAGTCAGCGTCGCAGGACGCGTACACCTCCGCCAATGGACAAGATCAGCCTTACTCTGGCAGCCCGTCAGAAGGGACTTTGTCCGCTCTGCGGTCAGGCGCTCATCGTTGGTGCTGAATATGAGCCGGAAAGCCCACGCGAGTGGATCGACTGGTTCGACGCGATGAAGAAGCGGTTACACAAACACCACTTCGCCTACCGAAGAGACGGCGGATCTGATGAAGTGAAGAATCTTCGACTCGTTCACTCCGAATGCCATCAGCAGCTTCATGCACGAGATGGCAGCAACAAATAG